The following DNA comes from Phycisphaerae bacterium.
ACACTATCAGTTGGTCATTACCGACGTGAATATGCCCGACACGGACGGCTTCGAGCTGTTGCGGCTGATCAAGCAGAGGTATCCGGACATCGTTGTGATCATGATCACCGGTTATGGCACCATCGAAAGCGCGGTCGAAGCGATCAAGATGGGGGCCTACGACTACCTGACCAAGCCCATCATCGACGATGAGATTCGTCTCGTGGTCGAGCGAGCTCTTCAGCAGCAATCACTGATTCGAGAGAACCGCAGCCTGCGCGAGGCCCTGGATCTCCGTTACAACCTCGACAACATCGTCGGGCACGACTACAAGATGTTGAAGATCTTCGACCTGATCGAGGCGGTGGCGGAGTCGCGGACCACGGTTTTGATCCAGGGTGAGTCCGGTACCGGCAAGACGATGATCGCCCGGGCCATTCATCACCGGAGCGACCGCCGCGATAAACCGTTCGTCGAGGTCAGTTGCGGGGCAATTCCCGAGTCGCTGCTGGAAAGCGAGCTTTTCGGTCATGTAAAGGGAGCTTTCACCGGTGCCCTCGGTGACAAGCAGGGCAAGTTCAAGGCCGCCGATAAGGGCACCATGTTCCTGGACGAGATCTCCTCGGCCACGCCGGCTCTGCAGGTCAAGTTGCTTCGCGTTTTGCAGGAGCGTCAGTTTGAGCCGGTGGGCTCGAACAAGACCGAGAACGTCGATGTTCGCGTCATCCTGGCAAGCAACGACAATCTGTCGCAGGCCGTTGCGGCGGGGCGGTTCAGGCAGGACCTTT
Coding sequences within:
- a CDS encoding sigma-54 dependent transcriptional regulator, whose protein sequence is MSGRKERILIVDDDKIIVESLAEFLDLEGYEAAGAANFAEAVTALERKHYQLVITDVNMPDTDGFELLRLIKQRYPDIVVIMITGYGTIESAVEAIKMGAYDYLTKPIIDDEIRLVVERALQQQSLIRENRSLREALDLRYNLDNIVGHDYKMLKIFDLIEAVAESRTTVLIQGESGTGKTMIARAIHHRSDRRDKPFVEVSCGAIPESLLESELFGHVKGAFTGALGDKQGKFKAADKGTMFLDEISSATPALQVKLLRVLQERQFEPVGSNKTENVDVRVILASNDNLSQAVAAGRFRQDLYYRVNVVTIQLPALRERIGDIPLLAEHFLKRYCSEGRKQILGFTEECIQAMQRYNWPGNVRELENVVERAVVLTRNRRIEVDDLPPNVIEAAEAAPAVEGGYRPMSLKEALEEPEKRIIEQALRANNWNRQITAQVLEINRTTLYKKMKRYGLESESM